The Cololabis saira isolate AMF1-May2022 chromosome 5, fColSai1.1, whole genome shotgun sequence genome segment CACGTACAAAAAGCCGTCCTCGTCTTTCTCCTTGTCGTACAGCTGGCCCATGGTGAGACTGCAAGACAAATAAAACCCACATTATGTTGCACACAATGGTGACACACATGTACAACTGCACATGTTCAGGTCTTTGTAACAGATCtgtgttttttggtttttgttttaggTTTTATCAAAGCTAATCATGATGTTTAGGCCGTAATTCCTTTTTTAATGAGTGTCTGTTTTATCTAATGTAAAGTAAAACTACTGAagctagacttgtagttctcaagaccggtcttggtctcaagaccacttttttctggttttggtcttgtctcggtctcagGTCTCTCTGTCTCGCCATGTCTTggactcggataattgagatgccgttgctcaccaaggtgacagaatcatgtgatcaccagttcttcctcttgttaatgtacagttttgtaaactatttgtattttgcatttgatgtAATTTGTTTTGgtacatctgcatgtgtctgtatttaattacagtattgtgtttataactgccttgtttgaataaatatattaataatatttgcatatcgtgattgattaagcatcaggtccatttcagtgatgctgatatacggtgtaatctaaTTACTTTAatagtaaataatgtaatttcaagttggtaattgtatctttaatatttaaaattcaggtttcatctaaaAATTTGGTACAATTTAAAttagtaacatttactattcattagatttttctgaggtggaggggggtgttggaggctggttattttgCTAGATAACTTTggtagttagtagtcgtgtcaatcctttaaagcactggagtcaatcctccaatagtgtagaaatagcagtagtgaagtcgccacacatatctgatctcagctaattgatgaaaacatttatagtgagttcaacatcagacatccacttctctgtgttattgagctgcagttgaaaacaacctcatatgtaaactaagcagctgaaccaggatggtgctgatgttctacacTCACACAAGATGACTAATAACTAGGTTGTTTTTtgagtctcggtcttgagctgaactagtcttggtcttggtagtgtcttggtctcagTTTAGGCGggcttgactacaagtctaactGAAGCACAACTGCTACTGCAGACCCCTGTAGAAGAGGTCAGACCATCAGTCCAGCTCACGGCCACAAGACGATGGAGCCCGTCCCGACCGTTACTAGACGAGAGGTGGAGTGCAGCCCAGACGGGCCGGCGGACCATCACAGCCACGCACGCTCACTCTCGCATGCACGGTCGTTGCAGAGTCAGTAGTTTATGTaaaaatgcatgtttttggattgtGGGAGGAAACTAGAGTAAGGGGAGAACCGGAAAACGCCACTGAGACTGGAGCTCAGGTTCAACTCAAGTCCTCTAGCTAACCAGCCCATTACTTTATTCCCTGGGAAAAAGCTGTCACCTGTTTCCTTATTGTTTATTTTGCACTAAATTAAAGGTTCTAGCTCTGATTTAAGTGTAAAATTCAAACTgaaatacatgtatttttttGCTACTTGCATTTTCCTTATCGTACAAACTCTTTCCTGACTTGTGTGAAGGTTGGACACTGTGCTGCTGCACACAGCAGAACACATGATCCTGCAGCTGTAAACGCTCTGTAAACCATTTTAACTAACAGCTGTAACATTGTGTATAATCTGCATAGATTTGGAAACTATCAGTTTTGGTAAAAATGCCACATTTGGCCTTTAATGTTTCCTACTGAGAGGAGCAGTGTTTCTCTCACCTGGACTGAGGGACAGTCTTGTCAACGAAGAGGAAGATGGCTTTCTCTGAAGGCAGCTGGATGCGTTTCCTGATGATCCACATGAACTGGGCCACCGTGATGTCAGAGGGCACCAGGTACTTCCTCTTATCGATGTCCACTATCTGGGAGCCGGAGACCTTCTCCACTATCACCTGGAGGACACGCGTTGACACACGCAGAGGAGCAggttcatataaaataaacctttatggcatgatttgatttgatgatttgattttgaacatgcatgataaaGTACAagagtacaaatatatatatatatatatatatacatatatatatatatatatatatatatatatatatatatatatatatatatatacatatatatatatgtatatatgtatatgtacagcacttgggcagaccttacggatccaccaacatgctcaaaacggagtaggaatgaagtagccacttatcgagtcctacccctgatacttacatacattcttacttATAATAAGatgagtttcaataagcttacttataaaacacacatacctactttaataactgttctaaACAGTGATATGATATtcaattatatgtatgtataaatatagtcaaaatcaaacaaatcaaggcaaaagagaacaaaacaaaagcccatcatttagttgtgctgctatgtatgtatgtatgtatgtatgtactaatagaagtaattataatgcatggtattacattatcattacttaactataatactacaatataacagagaacaatagacagcaatggtataaaaatatacttgaataactatataagagtagatatgctatacatacattggttcatatatttacatccaattatatacataaaaactactataaatctatatatcgacatatctacatataccggtaactataaatcaatatatattaatagaaatatagatatataaatgctgtacgtataatacaacccatataacatatctatatccataatatacctctatatatctacatatattaataaatgtacatatctacatgtttattcgcatctgtattttgaatacaatgtttctttgtatctttttttaaattgtgatatgttttgactttgtttttagCTTTGAACATTAGTTGTGCTCTATTGAAACAGACAAGATCCAGAATTTTTTGTGATTTGGATTGTAGAAATAATTGATTAGTGTGATCCTGGTAACCTGCGTTGTGTATAATTCTCATtgctcttttctgcagtatgCACAAGGGTTGGAGTGAGCTTCTGTATGTGTTCCCCCAGACCTCCGAACAGTAATTTAAATACCAGTGCGTTGTATAGGATGAATAGTGCTAGTTCAAGAAATGTTTTGCCTTTGCTAAAACGACAGGGTGTGAGAGCATCAGTTGGTCGGGCTCCCAACCAAACAGAGCAAGACACTGATTCCTATCGACTCCCGCTCCCTTAGCATCATTTCAGAAACATGTCTTATACTCGCTTTTAACTCCAAGAGCATGTGTCTTCATTAAATGTTAAACAAACTTTGGATATATTCAACATATTACGACTTTTAAAAATGaatcaatattttattttttccccggggggggggggggcaaatatTGTACAGTCAGTAGTTACAAAGTTCCTCCTAATATGAAACCAATGGGAGTAACTGGGGCGTGCCAGGATTCTCTGGGCCTTTTTCACATAAATCTGTCAGGTCATTCAAGGATGCCCTCGGGATTTTGCTGCAATCGTTGGTTCTACGCAGACGGTTTGTGTTCTTAAAGGTCAGGAGCCCGAACCAGCACACTACAGAGGAGATCAGCAGTGATTCGGCAAAACAAGACCCGTTACCCTCAGACACTCGGTGGGCCGCCACTATTTCCACCTTTAAATCTGGACTAAAGACTCTGTTCACCAGCTTTCACGGTCCCCTAATCTTGTCATTtcttgtgtctgtgtttttagGTCAAATTTGGGATTTATTTGTTGTCAttgaatgttctttttttttatttcaattataGCACTTTGGTCAGTAAGATctgtttaaatgtgctttataaatacattttacttacttacttactaacATCTTCATAAAACCATTGCCAACATTCAAACTATAACGTTTGTGAAGGAAGTGCATCTATTGAGAGTTTGGTTTTGCATACTGGGCCCATGTGGGGTTCAAAGGTCAGTTTATTGGGAAAGACGTTGCCCGAGTATTTGTGCTGATTTTTCATTGATCTCCACAGGAGTACTGGATGATTcattcttcaaaaaaaaaatatagatattGAAATATAGAATGACCTTCCCTGTAGCTTTGGACACTTTGATGTCCAGAACTAGCGACCTACACTATTCTGTAAAGTCATAAACTAAAGCGCAGTGGTCCTGGCTGTATTCTGTGAATACAAGCCTCTCATTCCAAGTCTGACACATATTCGTGTcaagaagaaataaaaggttATCATTAGGCACATGTACGTTGGATACAGCGCCATTGATTTGAAAAAGCTGTGATCTACTGGTTAAAAAAACATTCAtccgggggcacggtggcgcagctggtagtgcagcggtctcacagcaagaaggtcctgggttcgattcccgccgggggacgctgtgggtgctgaagtgcgtgttagttcccccatgacttcggtgcccacaccatgggtggggttggcgaaaggatctttctgtgtggagtttgcatgttctccccgtgttcccctgggtagctagtgtgagctaccctcacaaaaacatgcacacagtcctgggctatacatgccccctctggccaaccggggcgccagatggggtggggagcatccggccggaataacgtgatccttccacgcgctacgttcggccggagaagccccaccctgtctggtgaaaagatgcggcctgctcactcctcaggttaaggaggagacctgagctcagtgcagggccctcccggggttggtagaggatggcaatgcccaggactgtcagtaggtaggagcacggggtggtaaaaatgggaaaaaaaccgggataaaaatattaaaaaaaaaaaaaaaaaaaaaaaacattcatgagACTACAGTTCAGACCAAGATAGACGCTGCTCTGTTAAACCAAAAGAAGACCTGCCACATGCAGGCATTATGCTTGCCAGATGTCTCAGGATCAGGTTCAGCAGGGTGCCGGTGCCGTCATCTGTGCTCCTTACTGACCCAAAGGCAAACTGAAGCAGATCTAAACATAGATGGTTGGACTTTTCTCGGTCTTTTAATGTATCCATCATCTAGACTCGCCCCAATCCTGCTCAGGGTTACACTGCTGGatttcattaattaaaaaataaataaatacataaataaataaataaataagtaaataaataattggaCCCCTTTTGGACTCCATCCCCATCACTAATGTCACGCCTCATATACAGGGTGTGAACCACTAACAAACTGGTTTTCTCCGTATAATTTCAGATCTTATGGGAATAACTAGCGCATCGCTTCACAAGGGTAAAAGAAGCGGTTGCCACCTTGGCTAGGTCATCTAGGTCCTCTCAGATGTTCAGAAACAGATCCCAGTCTGTATCACTGAAACAGTGGTGAAGACACAGGATTGTCTCTGCTGACCAAACGGTGCTGCAAACCACCTGAAAAAAACCCCCCTGCATACTGGTTTATAACAccgattagggctgggcgatatatcaagattttaatatatatcgatatattttcaaacgcgatatggtacgagacaatatcgtttatatcgattttaaaaaaaaaatttttttttttttttttgattttgatatagcttattttgtgacaaattgacttgaatgttttatttgagatttgcacaaatgttttgttatttgcacaactgtcaacctcagtggaaaagtctgcctgttactgacTACATTGTATtcattgtacagtgtattttaatttaattgttatgcaggaaagggatatttgttttattttattcaagaagcatttttattctatatatgcaggcagtttatttttatttcatttgttttatacattttgatattgtgcagatctctggtaataaaggtacctgtgtgacatttggcacgaggctttgtattaacactgattgtttttttaagggtttgcctcagaaaaaaatgaagctaacagagatgctaagcTATAATgctaaaaaatatcgagatatatatcgagtatcgccattcagctagaaaatatcgagatatgacttttggtccatattgcccagccctaacacCGCTACAAGATTTAAGACACATTTCTGCCAAAGAAGCTCTGAACTTTGAGTTCTGGGGGCTTCTTCATAGTTCTACTGTACTGAACTATAGAAGTAAATACATCCACGTTTGTGGGGTCCTGTATGCCCCAACCTCCATCTGCATacattagggctgtgcgattaatcgattttaaatctaaatcggatttattaatcaaaatcgatgttaaaaaaggaaaatcggaaaatcgattttccttttttgcagctggctgcattacagacagagctcgtctagtcatctttgtttggtcaagaaaattgtaaatgtggtcactttactaaacttaAGGAGGAttaacagtatctttcaattgcacttcattcccaatagggaaatttgtttgctatttttctttaaaaataaagataaaatattttaaacaatttattccatggtcttttgtagttttacccaaaaaatcgaaattgaaatcgaaaatcgggttttcagagaaaaaaatcgggattttatttttgtccaaaatcgcccagccctagcataCATGTTTAATGCATTTAACACTCAGTTAAGACCTTGCATTAAAATGTGTTCTGGGAAACTGAATCACAAGTGGCCAACACTGATGCAAGGTCTGAACACATTCAAAGATGGATTCAAATCTAACCCGCCAGGAAACACGTGAAGGTCATCTGTGACACTTGTGTCCCGGTTCTCTTTGTAGACTGAAAACAAAAGCCTCCAGGGACCGTTTCAGGGATCGCCTAGCAAATTAACATCTTCAGCGGGGCAGATAACTCGACGACCACAATAAAGCTCTTGTCCTCATGTTCCTGCTGAGCCTTTCCCTGTTTTGTTGCTCTTTGATCTGTGTTTAATATATGCTTCGTTGACTTGTCTTCCAGCTGCTGCCTTTAGCGATTAAAAACTAACTGCACATTCGGAGGTGACAATGATGTGAATTTTACTTACATATAGAGAGGGAATGTGAGATCAAATCAGACGCGTTTGAGTATACATTTTAATGCCTGACgtgaacacatacacacatgcacacacatgcacactcacacacatcacTGGATTTCTCaggacacattttgatgtaatgtCTGGTCCCTATCTTATATTCAAAAAACCCAACACATCCAACAATGGTTTGACTGTAAAAAAAACTTCCTGTTCCGCTTTGGAGTCGTTCTGTTGTCCGCCCTTAAAACAGATGAATGGATAATAAAGAAACAATGCTCTGCTGTTCTTGCATCATGGGTGTGAGGTTTTAAAACCATTTCAGATGCTTATGTTTTTACAGTAATTTGTAATAAAACTGGAACaacgggccgctcggtggcacagtgggttaagcaggcGGGTCATACACTGATGCTactgtcctcctgcagcggtcgcaggttcaaatcccggcctgcagccctttgctgcatgtcatccccattctctctctctaccccattcctgtctgcaacttcaataaagggccactagaaccacaaaaaaatctttaaaaaaaacaactggaaaaaaaacataaaaagtgtttgGAAACAACtaaatttagtttagtttagtttttatttagcacataacataaaaaaataacattacacaaataagttcagttaaaagaaactgtgcagggaggagcgagcaagcccgtaggcttatgaggagcccccacctaataacatttaacaaaatacttatgaggatacaaaatcataaaaaataaaaataaatcataaaaattgcatgtagaacatgaatgaaaataaaataattaaaaaaatttttaaaaaagaagataaaaaaaagaagataaaaaaatgaaacataacTGACATAAATTCCTGTTATATACTTAATTT includes the following:
- the gabarapl2 gene encoding gamma-aminobutyric acid receptor-associated protein-like 2 → MKWMFKEDHSLEHRCVESAKIRNKYPDRVPVIVEKVSGSQIVDIDKRKYLVPSDITVAQFMWIIRKRIQLPSEKAIFLFVDKTVPQSSLTMGQLYDKEKDEDGFLYVAYSGENTFGYNTGL